Proteins encoded by one window of Bactrocera oleae isolate idBacOlea1 chromosome 4, idBacOlea1, whole genome shotgun sequence:
- the LOC106620971 gene encoding deubiquitinase DESI2 — MHTNQAKFSKFSFGSCFESPFTRRHDERAETATATTTTANSTTGTSRRRQPRNCDHARLGLSCEPVKLNVYDILRINELSAYIGLGVFHSGVELYGTEFAYGGHQFPFTGIFEMLPRDYADLGPNFQFRQTIQLGCTQFTNEQVYQIVEELGQKFTGNSYHLIHNNCNHFCDYMSQFLCGKGIPNWVNRLATISGYVPFLQRLLPRDWLTPRSTLHESVTIMDNSNATSYANVLNKQK, encoded by the coding sequence ATGCATACGAATCAAGCAAAGTTTAGCAAATTCAGTTTCGGCAGCTGTTTTGAATCACCATTCACGCGAAGGCATGATGAAAGAGCCGAAACGGCAACAGCAACTACAACTACAGCCAACAGCACAACAGGCACATCGAGGCGGCGTCAACCACGTAATTGTGATCATGCGCGACTGGGACTCTCTTGTGAACCGGTCAAGCTGAATGTCTACGATATATTACGAATAAATGAGCTTTCCGCTTACATCGGACTCGGTGTCTTTCATTCGGGTGTCGAATTGTATGGCACCGAATTTGCTTATGGTGGTCATCAATTTCCATTTACGGGCATTTTTGAAATGTTGCCACGTGATTATGCGGATCTGGGTCCTAATTTTCAATTTCGCCAAACGATACAGTTGGGCTGCACACAATTCACCAACGAGCAGGTGTATCAGATTGTCGAGGAGTTGGGTCAGAAATTCACTGGGAATTCATATCACTTGATACACAACAATTGCAATCACTTCTGCGATTATATGTCACAGTTTCTGTGCGGCAAGGGTATACCCAATTGGGTGAATCGTTTGGCAACAATTAGCGGTTATGTGCCGTTTTTGCAACGCTTATTGCCGCGCGATTGGCTGACGCCACGTAGTACGCTGCACGAAAGTGTGACCATAATGGATAACAGTAATGCGACTTCTTATGCGAATGTGTTGAATAAACAgaaatga